Proteins found in one Paenibacillus borealis genomic segment:
- a CDS encoding YraN family protein, with protein sequence MSHRPERANYTRRQKGTAAEQAASLYLSSRGYIIRECNWRCRSGELDIIAEYEEGIVFIEVRSRSGAGVHGTPEESVDERKIRQVRNTAQVYLHMQGLHEAVISFDVIAVQLNRDLSIASLRHIREAF encoded by the coding sequence ATGAGTCACAGGCCCGAGAGGGCGAATTATACCCGCAGGCAAAAGGGGACAGCTGCCGAGCAGGCGGCAAGTCTGTATCTGTCCTCGCGGGGTTACATAATCAGGGAATGCAATTGGCGCTGCCGCAGCGGAGAGCTTGATATTATTGCTGAATATGAAGAGGGGATTGTCTTCATTGAAGTGCGCAGCAGGAGCGGAGCAGGTGTGCATGGAACCCCGGAAGAGTCAGTGGATGAACGCAAAATCCGCCAGGTGAGGAATACAGCCCAGGTGTATTTACATATGCAGGGTCTGCATGAAGCGGTGATTTCCTTTGATGTAATCGCCGTACAGCTAAATAGAGATTTAAGTATTGCTTCACTTCGGCATATTCGTGAGGCATTTTAG
- a CDS encoding EscU/YscU/HrcU family type III secretion system export apparatus switch protein produces the protein MSESEPKVSQNRKKAVALKYIPGQSEAPVVVAKGQGSVADIILQKAKENGVAVQEDAALVEVLSKLDLDQQIPPQLYQLVAEILSYVYQSDRSAGERRPK, from the coding sequence ATGAGTGAGTCTGAACCTAAGGTTTCGCAGAACCGTAAAAAGGCGGTTGCCCTTAAATATATACCCGGCCAAAGCGAAGCCCCGGTTGTTGTAGCTAAGGGACAAGGCTCGGTAGCCGATATCATTCTGCAAAAAGCAAAAGAGAACGGGGTTGCTGTGCAGGAGGATGCCGCGCTGGTGGAGGTGCTCTCCAAGCTGGATCTCGATCAGCAGATTCCGCCTCAGCTGTACCAGCTGGTCGCGGAGATTCTGAGTTATGTATATCAGAGTGACCGTTCTGCCGGGGAACGGAGACCGAAATGA
- a CDS encoding ribonuclease HII: MLLYEKEGWELSYQHIAGVDEVGRGCLFGDVVAAAVILPAGLIIEGVDDSKKLTAKKRDALYEIIMDQALAVSVGHVESTVIDEINIKQASRLAMRKAVEGLIQQPDYMLIDAEKVDLPLPQRSIIKGDANSQSIAAASIVAKVTRDRLCEGLWEELYPDYGIKIHKGYATKLHREQIKTLGVTPMHRRSFIGNILAEQQTLF, from the coding sequence ATGCTGTTATATGAAAAAGAAGGCTGGGAGTTGTCTTATCAGCACATTGCCGGTGTGGATGAAGTGGGCCGGGGCTGCTTGTTCGGGGATGTGGTAGCTGCTGCGGTAATTTTGCCGGCCGGGCTGATTATCGAGGGTGTGGATGATTCCAAGAAGCTGACGGCTAAGAAGCGTGACGCCTTGTATGAGATTATTATGGATCAGGCACTGGCGGTAAGTGTAGGTCATGTAGAATCGACGGTGATCGATGAAATAAATATTAAGCAGGCTTCGCGTCTGGCTATGCGCAAGGCGGTTGAGGGATTAATCCAGCAGCCGGATTATATGCTGATTGATGCGGAGAAGGTGGACTTGCCCCTGCCGCAGCGTTCAATTATCAAGGGGGATGCCAATAGCCAGTCGATTGCTGCCGCCTCGATTGTAGCTAAGGTTACACGCGACCGGCTATGTGAAGGCTTGTGGGAGGAATTATACCCGGATTACGGGATCAAAATACATAAAGGGTATGCCACCAAGCTGCACCGGGAACAGATCAAGACGCTGGGTGTAACGCCAATGCACCGGCGCAGCTTCATAGGTAATATTCTTGCCGAGCAGCAGACTTTGTTCTAG
- the ylqF gene encoding ribosome biogenesis GTPase YlqF, whose product MAIQWFPGHMTKARRQIEDKLKLIDIAIELLDSRLPLSSRNPMIDDILRDKPRLIILNKADLADPEATRKWLAYFKEQGHVAYPVDASTGTGIKEIPEQVKLLLKDKIDRQISRGINPRAMRALIVGIPNVGKSTLINRMAGRSIAITGDRPGVTKGQQWIKTGGNLELLDTPGILWPKFEDQVVGYKLAVTGAIKEEILNIEDIAFYAVKYLVKDYGSRFQERFGIDKLPEDLENPDEIVAVMEAVGRKRGCLLSGGRVDLEKASRALLHELRAGKLGRFTLETP is encoded by the coding sequence ATGGCCATTCAATGGTTTCCTGGTCATATGACGAAGGCTAGACGGCAAATTGAGGATAAGCTGAAGCTGATTGATATTGCAATAGAACTGCTTGATTCCCGTCTGCCGCTTTCCAGCCGCAATCCGATGATTGACGATATTTTGCGGGATAAGCCAAGGCTGATTATTCTGAATAAAGCGGATCTGGCCGATCCGGAAGCAACGCGCAAGTGGCTTGCTTACTTCAAGGAACAGGGTCATGTTGCCTATCCTGTAGATGCATCTACCGGGACAGGCATTAAGGAGATTCCTGAGCAGGTCAAGCTGCTGCTGAAGGACAAGATTGACCGGCAAATTTCCAGGGGGATTAACCCGCGGGCAATGCGCGCATTGATCGTCGGCATTCCCAACGTAGGCAAATCGACACTCATTAACCGGATGGCGGGCAGAAGTATCGCGATTACCGGAGACCGTCCAGGGGTCACCAAGGGCCAGCAATGGATTAAGACAGGCGGGAATCTGGAGCTTCTGGATACCCCGGGTATCCTGTGGCCGAAATTCGAGGACCAGGTTGTAGGCTATAAGCTGGCGGTAACCGGAGCGATCAAGGAAGAAATCCTGAACATTGAGGATATCGCGTTCTATGCGGTGAAATATCTGGTGAAGGATTACGGCAGCCGGTTCCAGGAGCGTTTCGGCATCGACAAGCTGCCTGAGGATCTGGAGAACCCGGACGAAATCGTTGCCGTAATGGAAGCGGTAGGACGTAAGCGCGGCTGTCTGCTCAGCGGCGGACGCGTAGATCTGGAGAAGGCTTCACGTGCGCTGCTGCATGAACTGCGGGCCGGCAAGCTTGGACGTTTTACGCTGGAGACGCCTTAA
- the lepB gene encoding signal peptidase I, protein MQQDLQPGQGEIIESDGQSPRKPKNEVLEWIKAIAIALVLVILIRWLLFKPFIVDGPSMQPNFHTGERVIVNEILYDIRKPQRGEVIVFHVPSEGRDFIKRVIGVAGDTVKVEGDVVTVNGEPVNETYIQGAIDNAHNNNSLYNNKNFPNEDFTDGTVPEGHVFVMGDNRSDSTDSRMIGYVPLGDIVGRADLIFWPVKDITVINH, encoded by the coding sequence ATGCAGCAGGATTTGCAGCCCGGGCAAGGTGAGATCATTGAATCTGACGGCCAAAGCCCCCGGAAGCCAAAAAATGAAGTCCTGGAATGGATTAAAGCGATAGCAATTGCATTGGTTCTGGTTATTCTGATACGCTGGCTTTTGTTCAAACCGTTTATCGTGGACGGGCCTTCCATGCAGCCTAACTTCCATACGGGAGAACGGGTTATTGTGAATGAAATTCTCTATGATATCCGTAAGCCGCAACGCGGGGAGGTTATTGTGTTCCATGTGCCTTCTGAAGGCAGAGACTTCATTAAACGTGTTATTGGTGTGGCGGGCGATACGGTAAAAGTTGAAGGGGATGTCGTTACTGTGAACGGCGAGCCGGTGAACGAAACGTATATCCAGGGCGCGATTGATAATGCGCATAATAACAACTCTTTGTACAACAATAAGAACTTCCCCAATGAAGACTTTACGGATGGCACAGTGCCGGAAGGACATGTGTTTGTGATGGGGGACAACCGCTCAGACAGTACAGACAGCCGGATGATCGGTTATGTGCCGCTGGGTGATATTGTCGGCCGTGCGGACCTTATTTTCTGGCCGGTCAAAGATATTACAGTCATTAACCATTAA
- the rplS gene encoding 50S ribosomal protein L19 has translation MNILQAITQEQLRKDIPSFRPGDTLKVHVKVIEGTRERIQLFEGVVIKRRGGGIGETFTVRKISYGVGVERTFPINSPKLEKIEVARRGKVRRAKLYYLRELRGKAARIKEIRR, from the coding sequence ATGAATATCCTACAAGCAATTACGCAAGAGCAACTTCGCAAAGATATCCCGAGTTTTCGCCCGGGTGATACTTTGAAGGTGCATGTAAAAGTTATCGAAGGAACTCGTGAACGGATCCAGTTGTTCGAAGGCGTTGTAATCAAACGTCGCGGCGGTGGTATCGGTGAGACTTTTACAGTTCGTAAAATCTCTTATGGTGTTGGTGTGGAAAGAACATTCCCAATCAACTCGCCTAAGCTCGAGAAAATCGAAGTGGCTCGCCGTGGTAAAGTTCGTCGTGCGAAGCTGTACTATCTTCGTGAACTTCGCGGTAAAGCTGCAAGAATTAAAGAAATCCGTCGCTAG
- a CDS encoding alpha/beta fold hydrolase has protein sequence MLFEDFQLRTVDTGEVKIRLRHGGEGPPLLLLHGHPQTHMMWHHIAPQLARKFTVVMPDLRGYGDSSKPQTTDDHFPYSKRAMARDQIAVMKELGFKQFSVVGHDRGGRCAYRLALDFPEAITKLAVLDIIPTGEAFRRANKEFALGFWHWFFLAQPFDLPERLIGRNPDDFYFRGDRSLFHPEALDDYLRCIHQPGTIHAMCEDYRAGASIDCQLDEADLGIHKIGCPVLALWSEQGELPKWYDVLSVWRDWAEEVEGRGINCGHYLAEEAPEETYEELHNFLIK, from the coding sequence ATGCTATTCGAAGATTTTCAATTAAGAACAGTGGATACTGGAGAAGTGAAAATCCGCTTAAGGCACGGTGGAGAAGGGCCTCCATTACTTCTTTTGCACGGTCATCCTCAAACGCATATGATGTGGCATCACATTGCTCCTCAATTGGCCCGGAAATTCACGGTAGTTATGCCCGATTTGAGAGGTTATGGCGATAGTTCCAAACCACAAACAACAGATGATCATTTTCCTTATTCCAAACGGGCTATGGCCAGGGATCAAATTGCAGTTATGAAGGAGCTGGGATTTAAACAATTTTCAGTTGTGGGTCATGACAGAGGGGGGAGATGCGCCTATCGACTGGCTCTCGATTTCCCTGAAGCCATCACCAAGCTGGCTGTCCTTGATATTATCCCAACCGGAGAAGCCTTTAGACGCGCAAATAAAGAATTTGCCCTCGGGTTCTGGCACTGGTTCTTTCTGGCACAACCCTTCGATCTCCCGGAACGGCTGATTGGCCGCAATCCGGATGATTTTTATTTTCGGGGGGACAGAAGTCTGTTCCATCCGGAAGCCTTGGACGATTATTTACGCTGTATTCATCAGCCGGGAACGATTCATGCAATGTGTGAGGATTACCGGGCAGGCGCTTCTATCGATTGTCAGTTAGACGAGGCAGACCTGGGAATTCATAAGATTGGTTGTCCGGTTCTAGCCTTATGGAGTGAGCAAGGTGAACTTCCGAAATGGTATGATGTATTGTCGGTCTGGCGGGATTGGGCTGAAGAAGTGGAGGGCCGCGGAATAAATTGCGGACATTATTTAGCAGAAGAGGCGCCAGAAGAGACTTATGAAGAGCTGCATAACTTTTTAATAAAATAA
- the trmD gene encoding tRNA (guanosine(37)-N1)-methyltransferase TrmD — translation MRIDVLTLFPEMCEGVFGTSILGKARDKGIVSLNAVNFRDFSGNKHNSVDDTPYGGGGGMVLKPDPIFAAVEHVLAETGPEASPGEAAISPLVKPRIILMCPQGQTYTQQIAEELAQEQHLIFICGHYEGYDERIREHLVTDELSIGDYVLTGGELPALTVIDSIVRLQPGALGNETSAVTDSFSTGLLEYPHYTRPAEFRGWKVPDMLLSGHHANIEVWRREQALQRTLERRPDLLETADLTAKDKQTLKRLQEQASLNEK, via the coding sequence ATCCGGATTGACGTGCTGACACTCTTTCCGGAGATGTGTGAAGGTGTATTCGGCACAAGCATTCTCGGCAAAGCCCGTGATAAAGGCATCGTATCGCTGAATGCCGTCAACTTCCGTGATTTCTCGGGAAACAAGCATAACAGCGTGGATGATACGCCTTATGGCGGAGGCGGGGGGATGGTACTGAAGCCGGATCCTATCTTTGCTGCCGTTGAGCATGTGCTGGCAGAGACCGGCCCTGAAGCAAGTCCTGGTGAAGCCGCTATAAGTCCACTGGTCAAGCCGCGGATTATTCTGATGTGTCCGCAGGGGCAGACCTACACTCAACAGATTGCCGAAGAGCTTGCACAGGAGCAGCATCTGATCTTCATCTGCGGCCATTATGAAGGCTATGATGAGCGGATCCGCGAGCATCTGGTGACGGACGAGCTATCGATTGGCGACTATGTACTGACCGGCGGAGAGCTGCCTGCCCTGACTGTCATTGATTCCATAGTGCGGTTGCAGCCGGGGGCACTGGGCAACGAGACTTCTGCGGTGACAGACTCCTTCAGCACCGGGCTGCTGGAGTATCCGCATTATACCCGTCCTGCGGAATTCCGCGGCTGGAAGGTGCCTGATATGCTTCTCAGCGGACATCATGCCAACATTGAGGTATGGCGGCGCGAGCAGGCGCTGCAGCGTACACTTGAGCGCAGACCGGATCTGCTGGAGACGGCCGACCTGACTGCGAAGGACAAGCAAACGCTGAAGCGGCTGCAGGAGCAGGCAAGCCTGAATGAGAAATAA
- the rimM gene encoding ribosome maturation factor RimM (Essential for efficient processing of 16S rRNA) gives MTEELTVGRLVNTHGIRGEVKILSHTDFPEVRFAPGKKLLLIPADGSPKFEVTVESAKEHKGMYIAKLKGYTNINEVEKYKGSMLKVPSDDLVELPENEYYFHQIVGCEVYTDEDASQPLGTITEILQPGANDVWVVKPAKGQDILIPVINDVVLNVDIEAKKITVHIMEGLLP, from the coding sequence ATGACGGAAGAGTTAACAGTAGGCAGACTGGTGAATACCCACGGTATCCGCGGAGAGGTCAAAATCCTGTCGCATACCGATTTCCCGGAAGTGCGCTTTGCACCCGGCAAAAAGCTGCTGCTGATTCCGGCGGACGGAAGCCCGAAATTCGAGGTGACGGTAGAATCCGCGAAAGAACACAAAGGTATGTATATAGCTAAGCTGAAGGGCTATACCAATATTAATGAGGTTGAGAAATATAAGGGCAGTATGCTTAAAGTGCCGAGTGATGACCTGGTGGAACTCCCGGAGAATGAATATTATTTCCACCAGATTGTCGGCTGTGAAGTATACACCGATGAAGATGCCAGCCAGCCGCTGGGTACAATCACGGAGATTCTGCAGCCTGGTGCGAATGACGTCTGGGTGGTGAAACCGGCCAAAGGCCAGGATATTCTGATTCCGGTCATCAACGATGTAGTGCTTAACGTGGATATCGAGGCCAAAAAAATCACGGTACACATTATGGAAGGGCTGCTTCCATGA
- a CDS encoding KH domain-containing protein: MEELVGVIAKALVDHPEDVTVRTVEKDHLIVYELSVHPDDVGKVIGKQGRIAKALRTVVTSAAVKSDKRVTVDILS; the protein is encoded by the coding sequence ATGGAAGAATTAGTTGGTGTTATTGCTAAGGCTTTAGTGGATCATCCAGAGGATGTGACCGTACGGACCGTGGAGAAGGATCACCTGATTGTCTATGAGCTCTCCGTACATCCTGATGATGTCGGTAAGGTCATCGGCAAGCAGGGACGGATCGCCAAAGCGCTTCGTACCGTAGTTACATCTGCAGCAGTCAAGAGCGATAAACGCGTTACCGTAGATATTTTATCTTAA
- the rpsP gene encoding 30S ribosomal protein S16 has protein sequence MAVRIRLKRMGAHKAPFYRVVVSDSRSPRDGRFIEEIGYYNPIEVPAVVKIDEEKALKWLQTGAQASDTVRNLLSKAGVMKKFHELKQQK, from the coding sequence GTGGCAGTACGTATTCGTTTGAAAAGAATGGGAGCACATAAAGCGCCTTTCTACCGTGTAGTGGTTTCCGATTCCCGGTCCCCTCGTGACGGTCGTTTTATCGAGGAAATCGGTTATTATAATCCGATTGAAGTACCGGCAGTCGTTAAGATTGATGAGGAAAAAGCTCTTAAATGGCTTCAAACAGGTGCACAAGCATCTGATACCGTCCGCAACCTGCTTTCCAAGGCTGGCGTGATGAAGAAGTTCCATGAGCTGAAGCAACAGAAATAA
- the ffh gene encoding signal recognition particle protein, with amino-acid sequence MAFEGLTGRLQNVFSKLRGKGKVSEEDVNEAMREVRLALLEADVNFKVVKDFVSKVKEKSVGKEVMDSFTPGMVIIDIVNKELTELMGGSQAKLAKSNKPPTVIMMTGLQGAGKTTTSGKLAKLLQKGNHRPLLVAADIYRPAAIKQLQVLGEQIKVPVFSLGDQTSPVEIARQGVQHAKDNNLDYVIIDTAGRLHIDEELMEELKQIHNVVTPDEVLLVVDAMTGQDAVNVADSFNKQLELTGVVLTKLDGDTRGGAALSVKAVTGCPIKFAALGEKIDALEPFHPERMASRILGMGDMLSLIEKAQANIDTEKAKEMERKMRNAEFTFDDFLEQMDQVKKLGPIDQILDMLPGMNKAKGMKDLKVDDKQMGRVEAIVHSMTKAEKAQPEIINHNRRKRIAAGSGTNVAEVNRLIKQFDEMRKMMKQFSGMMGGGGKGGKKNAMKQLKSLGGKGGMKFPFR; translated from the coding sequence ATGGCATTTGAAGGTTTAACCGGAAGATTGCAGAATGTGTTCAGCAAACTGCGCGGCAAAGGGAAAGTATCCGAAGAAGACGTAAACGAAGCCATGCGCGAAGTGCGGCTGGCCCTTCTGGAAGCCGATGTTAACTTCAAAGTCGTCAAGGACTTCGTGTCCAAGGTGAAAGAGAAGTCCGTCGGCAAGGAAGTGATGGACAGCTTCACGCCAGGCATGGTCATTATCGACATCGTTAACAAGGAACTGACTGAGCTGATGGGCGGAAGCCAGGCGAAGCTGGCGAAGTCGAACAAGCCGCCGACCGTCATTATGATGACGGGTCTGCAAGGTGCGGGTAAGACAACCACTTCGGGCAAGCTTGCGAAGCTGCTGCAGAAGGGCAATCACCGCCCGCTGCTCGTAGCGGCTGACATCTACCGTCCTGCGGCGATCAAGCAGCTTCAGGTGCTGGGAGAGCAAATTAAGGTTCCGGTCTTCTCGCTGGGTGATCAGACAAGTCCGGTGGAAATTGCCAGACAAGGTGTTCAGCATGCGAAGGACAATAACCTCGATTATGTCATTATCGATACTGCAGGCCGCCTGCATATTGATGAAGAGCTGATGGAAGAGCTGAAGCAGATACATAACGTCGTAACTCCTGACGAAGTGCTGCTTGTAGTCGATGCCATGACCGGTCAGGATGCCGTGAATGTGGCTGACAGCTTCAACAAACAGCTGGAGCTTACCGGCGTAGTGCTGACGAAGCTTGACGGTGACACCCGTGGTGGTGCCGCGTTGTCCGTCAAGGCCGTAACCGGCTGCCCGATCAAATTCGCCGCTCTTGGCGAGAAGATCGATGCGCTGGAGCCGTTCCATCCGGAACGTATGGCATCACGGATACTCGGCATGGGCGACATGCTGTCGCTGATCGAGAAGGCTCAGGCCAATATCGATACCGAGAAAGCGAAGGAAATGGAACGTAAGATGCGTAATGCGGAATTTACGTTCGATGATTTCCTGGAGCAGATGGATCAGGTCAAGAAGCTTGGCCCGATCGACCAGATTCTTGATATGCTGCCTGGCATGAACAAAGCCAAGGGCATGAAGGATCTGAAGGTTGACGATAAGCAGATGGGACGCGTCGAAGCCATTGTTCATTCCATGACCAAGGCCGAGAAAGCCCAGCCAGAGATCATCAACCACAACCGCCGCAAGCGTATCGCTGCAGGCAGCGGTACCAACGTCGCCGAGGTGAACCGGCTCATCAAGCAGTTCGATGAAATGCGCAAGATGATGAAGCAGTTCTCCGGCATGATGGGCGGCGGAGGTAAGGGCGGCAAGAAGAACGCCATGAAGCAGCTTAAGAGCCTTGGCGGCAAGGGCGGTATGAAATTCCCTTTCCGTTAA
- a CDS encoding putative DNA-binding protein has protein sequence MSQENRLEKTNRINLLFAFYERLLTDKQQTFLKYYFHDDFSLGEIAAEFEISRQAVYEHIKRAEQVLENYEEKLGLLSKHEDRNRYLEELRRLPDNGMLPEQYKLRFTDIVDCLQRLE, from the coding sequence ATGAGTCAGGAGAATAGGCTCGAGAAAACCAACCGGATCAACCTGCTATTTGCTTTCTACGAACGGCTGCTTACTGACAAGCAGCAAACGTTTCTTAAATATTATTTCCACGATGATTTCTCCCTGGGAGAGATCGCTGCGGAATTTGAAATCAGCCGTCAAGCTGTGTATGAGCATATTAAGCGGGCGGAGCAAGTTCTTGAGAATTATGAAGAGAAGCTTGGACTGCTGTCCAAACATGAAGACCGCAACAGATATTTAGAAGAACTGCGCAGACTGCCGGACAATGGGATGCTGCCTGAGCAATATAAACTGCGGTTCACGGACATCGTGGATTGTTTGCAGAGGTTAGAGTAG
- the trhA gene encoding PAQR family membrane homeostasis protein TrhA — MANTHTYSRKEEVANAITHGIGAVLSIAALVLLVVYAAQNGTAWHVVSFSIYGATMLLLYFNSTMVHSLRDGKAKDFFEFLDHSSIYLFIAGTYTPFMLVAIRGPLGWTLFGIAWGVAVFGVFFKAFFVKKFLFMSTIFYIAMGWMIVIAWSPLSEVVASGGMTLLMVGGLLYTLGTVFYVWRGFPYHHAIWHLFVLAGTILHFFVVFLYILPIH; from the coding sequence ATGGCTAATACTCACACTTACAGCCGCAAGGAAGAGGTTGCGAACGCGATTACACACGGGATTGGTGCAGTATTAAGTATTGCTGCGCTGGTTCTGCTGGTCGTATATGCTGCCCAGAATGGTACGGCCTGGCATGTTGTCAGTTTCTCCATATATGGGGCAACTATGCTGCTGCTGTATTTTAATTCAACAATGGTGCATAGTCTCAGGGACGGCAAGGCGAAGGACTTCTTTGAATTCCTCGACCACTCTTCAATTTATCTATTTATCGCTGGAACGTATACACCCTTTATGCTGGTGGCGATCCGGGGGCCACTGGGCTGGACTTTATTCGGGATCGCCTGGGGAGTAGCGGTATTCGGCGTCTTTTTCAAAGCGTTTTTCGTCAAAAAGTTCCTGTTCATGTCGACCATTTTCTACATCGCCATGGGCTGGATGATCGTGATCGCCTGGAGCCCTCTGTCTGAGGTTGTGGCCAGCGGCGGCATGACTCTGTTGATGGTAGGCGGTCTGCTGTACACGCTTGGCACAGTTTTTTATGTATGGCGCGGCTTCCCGTACCATCATGCCATCTGGCATTTGTTCGTGCTTGCAGGGACGATTCTTCACTTCTTCGTTGTATTCTTATACATCCTGCCGATTCACTAA